The following are encoded in a window of Balaenoptera ricei isolate mBalRic1 chromosome 1, mBalRic1.hap2, whole genome shotgun sequence genomic DNA:
- the SMIM42 gene encoding LOW QUALITY PROTEIN: small integral membrane protein 42 (The sequence of the model RefSeq protein was modified relative to this genomic sequence to represent the inferred CDS: substituted 1 base at 1 genomic stop codon): protein MKGGGAQKMEVSGLEPSALFEKSISSPQLPAFLWDKGTLTTAISDPAYLVKVLFFISLLMTLATLLILVWKVTXDKGNKNREPDQRKEATLLA from the exons ATGAAGGGAGGTGGTGCCCAGAAGATGGAAGTTTCTGGACTGGAACCTTCAG CTCTCTTTGAGAAATCTATTTCTTCCCCGCAACTTCCAGCCTTCTTATGGGACAAGGGTACACTCACCACTGCCATATCTGATCCTGCTTACCTAGTAAAAGTTCTCTTCTTCATTTCTCTCCTGATGACTCTGGCCACTCTACTCATCCTGGTCTGGAAAGTAACCTAAGACAAAGGCAACAAGAACAGAGAACCAGACCAAAGAAAGGAGGCAACACTGCTGGCATGA